One Anolis carolinensis isolate JA03-04 chromosome 5, rAnoCar3.1.pri, whole genome shotgun sequence DNA segment encodes these proteins:
- the fbh1 gene encoding F-box DNA helicase 1 isoform X1, which yields MNRFKRRHLTNADCRALIQSREGISPLTQPFSQRPRSSQDPNRGLYPNCRSKKHPKGAGQYRLITDYFRKKPHPSRCSGNMSVSNKIKTEETTDPPLSTDEDSCSLLEDYESVPSTCPQASHNSDQWEQDDDKSMLEGLLECPLGDGSVKREVDDTEVNLLPDVCFELLRTASWEVPQGSINHMSASNRIKTEETADPPLATDEDSCSLLEGCEEPVVPSKRARISLYGDQWEQDDDKSLLEGLLECPLGDGSVEQKVDNTEIDPLPDACFGLLGTASWDVPQGSIDQLPDEVLQEIFALVPATDLFQSLSLVCQRWWRIIADHQFIPWKKLYHQYLKAQPEALLTVKAILQRYHLSKEQDECMLGFIRCIASIKPYRCRDPEAILECLKNHSLFPKADICIANRLPDLQDSKPEAPYSWAVMSAIVLLSGSVCDIQELVACLRRPSSTLSSIDIMEALYCMGTLLYAMRESDIRVSNRIHYNIFYCLYLLENSNGVPVLAVPEAASSSYGRGFQNSSRPALQPTCEQQQIINHAIAPKQVVKIMAFAGTGKTSTLVKYAEKWSNLRFLYLAFNKTIAEQGTRAFPPNVTSKTIHSLAFAQVGKNYSQQRKLNAGSLSSYWVSFVLQNRQGQSPFIRAKGVVQTLGKFFASADEAISLEHTPIWRKNNQGEKVLLEPEEKQIIISEANQIWTNMKRLSPTREMAYKMIHDGYLKLWQLQKPLLSDYDAILVDEAQDCTPAVMDIVLSQPCGVILVGDPHQQIYSFRGAVNAMSEVPHTHIYYLTQSFRFGAEIAYVGATILDVCKKIRNKTLVGGSQEGDVSGVGVTGKVARLSRNNQTIFEDAVNMTEGESPAKIYFLGGLNAFGLEKIHDVWKLLHPELGLEVKDSFLRRWVQKGFSALKDYMVKSEDKQLEMKIAIVEKYRDRIPELLQRITRHHTSHSEMADYVLGTVHKSKGLEFDVVQVANDFVTIPLAWHNLLRLPMFRIDTVPADEWNLLYVAVTRAKKRLVLPKFLSHLLTMAGEYFLRPELTSDVCKDGQVKCSVRGCLNDIPPESLLTMRKMPFVYSDGTADPESLLCHACLGHRLGPLAWLTVAPNVVEALNPAEEAIEIPQMVQILFEWI from the exons TGAACCGTTTTAAGCGACGCCACTTGACCAACGCCGACTGCAGAGCTTTGATCCAGAGCAGGGAAGGCATCTCTCCCTTGACGCAACCTTTTAGCCAAAGGCCAAGAAGCAGCCAAGATCCGAACAGAGGCCTCTATCCCAATTGCCGGAGCAAGAAGCATCCCAAAG GAGCAGGTCAGTACCGTCTCATCACCGACTACTTCCGCAAGAAGCCTCACCCCTCGCGATGCTCAGGTAACATGTCAGTGAGCAACAAAATCAAAACAGAGGAAACCACGGATCCCCCCTTATCTACAGATGAGGATTCATGCTCCCTTTTGGAAGACTACGAGTCAGTTCCTAGCACATGCCCACAGGCTTCCCACAATAGTGACCAATGGGAACAGGATGATGATAAATCCATGCTGGAGGGGCTTCTTGAGTGCCCTCTGGGCGATGGAAGTGTCAAGCGGGAAGTTGATGACACAGAGGTCAACCTGCTTCCGGACGTGTGTTTTGAGCTCTTAAGGACTGCATCTTGGGAAGTGCCACAAGGAAGCATCAATCACATGTCGGCAAGTAACAGAATCAAAACAGAGGAAACTGCGgacccccccttggctacagatGAGGATTCCTGCTCGCTTTTGGAAGGCTGCGAGGAGCCAGTGGTTCCTAGCAAACGCGCACGGATTTCCCTCTATGGTGACCAGTGGGAACAAGATGATGATAAATCATTGCTGGAGGGGCTTCTTGAGTGCCCTCTGGGTGATGGAAGTGTCGAGCAGAAAGTTGACAACACAGAGATTGACCCGCTTCCGGACGCATGTTTTGGGCTCTTGGGGACCGCATCTTGGGATGTGCCGCAAGGAAGCATCGATCAGCTGCCGGACGAAGTCCTCCAGGAGATCTTTGCCCTTGTTCCAGCCACTGATCTCTTCCAGAGCCTCAGCCTGGTGTGCCAACGTTGGTGGCGGATCATTGCTGACCATCAA TTCATTCCGTGGAAAAAGCTGTACCATCAGTACCTGAAGGCTCAACCCGAAGCGCTGTTGACCGTCAAAGCAATTCTGCAGCGGTACCACCTGAGCAAGGAGCAGGACGAGTGTATGCTGGGATTCATCCG ATGCATTGCTTCCATCAAACCGTATCGTTGCAGGGACCCGGAGGCCATTCTGGAATGCTTGAAAAACCACTCTCTTTTCCCCAAAGCAGACATCTGCATTGCGAACAGGCTTCCTGACCTGCAGGACTCCAAGCCTGAA GCACCCTATTCTTGGGCGGTGATGTCCGCCATCGTGCTCCTCTCTGGAAGTGTCTGTGACATCCAGGAACTGGTGGCTTGTCTTCGGAGACCCAGCTCCACCTTGTCCTCCATTGATATCATGGAGGCTCTCTATTGCATGGGTACCCTACTCTACGCCATGCGGGAGAGTGACATCCGCGTTAGTAACAG GATTCACTACAATATTTTTTACTGCCTTTATCTCTTGGAAAATTCAAACGGGGTCCCCGTTCTCGCTGTGCCAGAAGCAGCCAGTTCCAGCTACGGAAGAGGCTTTCAGAACAG TAGTCGTCCTGCTCTTCAGCCCACCTGTGAACAGCAGCAGATCATAAACCACGCAATTGCCCCAAAGCAGGTTGTGAAGATCATGGCTTTTGCAG gcACCGGGAAGACTTCCACGCTGGTCAAGTACGCAGAGAAGTGGTCCAACCTGAGGTTCCTGTACCTGGCCTTCAACAAGACCATTGCAGAGCAGGGCACCCGGGCCTTCCCTCCCAACGTGACCAGCAAAACAATCCACTCTCTGGCTTTTGCACAAGTTGGCAAGAA TTACAGCCAGCAGCGCAAGCTCAACGCGGGCTCCTTGTCCTCCTACTGGGTCAGCTTCGTCCTCCAGAACCGCCAGGGCCAGTCCCCGTTCATTCGGGCCAAGGGGGTCGTGCAGACCCTTGGGAAGTTCTTTGCTTCCGCAGACGAGGCCATCTCCTTGGAGCACACGCCCATCTGGCGCAAGAACAACCAGGGAGAAAAGGTCCTGCTGGAGCCAGAAGAGAAGCAG ATCATTATCAGCGAAGCAAACCAGATATGGACGAATATGAAAAGGTTGAGCCCGACCAGGGAAATGGCATACAAGATGATTCATGATG GATACTTGAAGTTGTGGCAGCTTCAGAAGCCTTTGCTGTCTGACTATGATGCCATCCTTGTGGATGAGGCTCAGGATTGCACACCAG CCGTTATGGACATTGTCCTTTCCCAGCCGTGTGGGGTCATCTTGGTCGGGGACCCCCACCAGCAGATCTACAGTTTCCGGGGCGCCGTCAACGCCATGTCCGAAGTGCCACACACCCACATCTACTACCTCACCCAG AGTTTCCGGTTCGGCGCAGAAATAGCGTATGTCGGGGCTACCATTCTGGACGTCTGCAAGAAAATTCGGAATAAAACGCTGGTCGGCGGCAGCCAGGAAG GCGATGTCAGCGGGGTCGGTGTGACGGGGAAGGTGGCCCGCTTGTCCAGGAACAACCAGACCATCTTTGAGGATGCTGTGAACATGACGGAAGGAGAGTCACCCGCGAAAATATACTTTTTGGGA gGGCTTAATGCTTTTGGGCTGGAGAAGATCCACGATGTCTGGAAACTCCTTCACCCAGAAT tGGGGCTGGAGGTGAAGGACTCCTTCCTCCGGAGGTGGGTCCAGAAGGGCTTCTCTGCCCTCAAGGACTACATGGTCAAGTCGGAGGACAAGCAGCTGGAGATGAAGATCGCCATCGTGGAGAAATACCGGGACCGCATCCCGGAGCTGCTGCAGAGGATCACACGGCATCATACCTCCCATTCCGAGATGGCAg ATTATGTCCTGGGAACGGTCCATAAGTCCAAAGGCTTGGAATTTGACGTTGTCCAAGTAGCGAATGACTTTGTGACCATCCCTCTTGCCTGGCACAATCTCTTGAGGCTGCCCATGTTCCGCATTG ACACCGTCCCCGCTGACGAATGGAATCTGCTCTACGTCGCCGTCACCCGTGCCAAAAAACGCCTCGTCCTGCCCAAATTCCTAAGCCATCTCTTGACAATGGCTGGG gAGTACTTTTTGCGGCCTGAATTGACAAGTGATGTCTGCAAAGACGGGCAGGTCAAATGCTCTGTGCGGGGCTGCCTCAATGACATCCCTCCAGAATCGCTTCTGACCATGAGGAAAATGCCCTTTGTTTAT AGCGATGGCACCGCAGACCCAGAGAGCCTCCTCTGCCACGCCTGCCTGGGGCACCGCCTGGGCCCGCTGGCTTGGCTGACCGTTGCTCCCAATGTGGTGGAAGCCTTGAACCCTGCTGAAGAAGCCATTGAGATCCCGCAGATGGTACAGATCCTCTTTGAATGGATCTGA
- the fbh1 gene encoding F-box DNA helicase 1 isoform X3 — protein sequence MNRFKRRHLTNADCRALIQSREGISPLTQPFSQRPRSSQDPNRGLYPNCRSKKHPKGAGQYRLITDYFRKKPHPSRCSGNMSVSNKIKTEETTDPPLSTDEDSCSLLEDYESVPSTCPQASHNSDQWEQDDDKSMLEGLLECPLGDGSVKREVDDTEVNLLPDVCFELLRTASWEVPQGSINHMSASNRIKTEETADPPLATDEDSCSLLEGCEEPVVPSKRARISLYGDQWEQDDDKSLLEGLLECPLGDGSVEQKVDNTEIDPLPDACFGLLGTASWDVPQGSIDQLPDEVLQEIFALVPATDLFQSLSLVCQRWWRIIADHQFIPWKKLYHQYLKAQPEALLTVKAILQRYHLSKEQDECMLGFIRDPEAILECLKNHSLFPKADICIANRLPDLQDSKPEAPYSWAVMSAIVLLSGSVCDIQELVACLRRPSSTLSSIDIMEALYCMGTLLYAMRESDIRVSNRIHYNIFYCLYLLENSNGVPVLAVPEAASSSYGRGFQNSSRPALQPTCEQQQIINHAIAPKQVVKIMAFAGTGKTSTLVKYAEKWSNLRFLYLAFNKTIAEQGTRAFPPNVTSKTIHSLAFAQVGKNYSQQRKLNAGSLSSYWVSFVLQNRQGQSPFIRAKGVVQTLGKFFASADEAISLEHTPIWRKNNQGEKVLLEPEEKQIIISEANQIWTNMKRLSPTREMAYKMIHDGYLKLWQLQKPLLSDYDAILVDEAQDCTPAVMDIVLSQPCGVILVGDPHQQIYSFRGAVNAMSEVPHTHIYYLTQSFRFGAEIAYVGATILDVCKKIRNKTLVGGSQEGDVSGVGVTGKVARLSRNNQTIFEDAVNMTEGESPAKIYFLGGLNAFGLEKIHDVWKLLHPELGLEVKDSFLRRWVQKGFSALKDYMVKSEDKQLEMKIAIVEKYRDRIPELLQRITRHHTSHSEMADYVLGTVHKSKGLEFDVVQVANDFVTIPLAWHNLLRLPMFRIDTVPADEWNLLYVAVTRAKKRLVLPKFLSHLLTMAGEYFLRPELTSDVCKDGQVKCSVRGCLNDIPPESLLTMRKMPFVYSDGTADPESLLCHACLGHRLGPLAWLTVAPNVVEALNPAEEAIEIPQMVQILFEWI from the exons TGAACCGTTTTAAGCGACGCCACTTGACCAACGCCGACTGCAGAGCTTTGATCCAGAGCAGGGAAGGCATCTCTCCCTTGACGCAACCTTTTAGCCAAAGGCCAAGAAGCAGCCAAGATCCGAACAGAGGCCTCTATCCCAATTGCCGGAGCAAGAAGCATCCCAAAG GAGCAGGTCAGTACCGTCTCATCACCGACTACTTCCGCAAGAAGCCTCACCCCTCGCGATGCTCAGGTAACATGTCAGTGAGCAACAAAATCAAAACAGAGGAAACCACGGATCCCCCCTTATCTACAGATGAGGATTCATGCTCCCTTTTGGAAGACTACGAGTCAGTTCCTAGCACATGCCCACAGGCTTCCCACAATAGTGACCAATGGGAACAGGATGATGATAAATCCATGCTGGAGGGGCTTCTTGAGTGCCCTCTGGGCGATGGAAGTGTCAAGCGGGAAGTTGATGACACAGAGGTCAACCTGCTTCCGGACGTGTGTTTTGAGCTCTTAAGGACTGCATCTTGGGAAGTGCCACAAGGAAGCATCAATCACATGTCGGCAAGTAACAGAATCAAAACAGAGGAAACTGCGgacccccccttggctacagatGAGGATTCCTGCTCGCTTTTGGAAGGCTGCGAGGAGCCAGTGGTTCCTAGCAAACGCGCACGGATTTCCCTCTATGGTGACCAGTGGGAACAAGATGATGATAAATCATTGCTGGAGGGGCTTCTTGAGTGCCCTCTGGGTGATGGAAGTGTCGAGCAGAAAGTTGACAACACAGAGATTGACCCGCTTCCGGACGCATGTTTTGGGCTCTTGGGGACCGCATCTTGGGATGTGCCGCAAGGAAGCATCGATCAGCTGCCGGACGAAGTCCTCCAGGAGATCTTTGCCCTTGTTCCAGCCACTGATCTCTTCCAGAGCCTCAGCCTGGTGTGCCAACGTTGGTGGCGGATCATTGCTGACCATCAA TTCATTCCGTGGAAAAAGCTGTACCATCAGTACCTGAAGGCTCAACCCGAAGCGCTGTTGACCGTCAAAGCAATTCTGCAGCGGTACCACCTGAGCAAGGAGCAGGACGAGTGTATGCTGGGATTCATCCG GGACCCGGAGGCCATTCTGGAATGCTTGAAAAACCACTCTCTTTTCCCCAAAGCAGACATCTGCATTGCGAACAGGCTTCCTGACCTGCAGGACTCCAAGCCTGAA GCACCCTATTCTTGGGCGGTGATGTCCGCCATCGTGCTCCTCTCTGGAAGTGTCTGTGACATCCAGGAACTGGTGGCTTGTCTTCGGAGACCCAGCTCCACCTTGTCCTCCATTGATATCATGGAGGCTCTCTATTGCATGGGTACCCTACTCTACGCCATGCGGGAGAGTGACATCCGCGTTAGTAACAG GATTCACTACAATATTTTTTACTGCCTTTATCTCTTGGAAAATTCAAACGGGGTCCCCGTTCTCGCTGTGCCAGAAGCAGCCAGTTCCAGCTACGGAAGAGGCTTTCAGAACAG TAGTCGTCCTGCTCTTCAGCCCACCTGTGAACAGCAGCAGATCATAAACCACGCAATTGCCCCAAAGCAGGTTGTGAAGATCATGGCTTTTGCAG gcACCGGGAAGACTTCCACGCTGGTCAAGTACGCAGAGAAGTGGTCCAACCTGAGGTTCCTGTACCTGGCCTTCAACAAGACCATTGCAGAGCAGGGCACCCGGGCCTTCCCTCCCAACGTGACCAGCAAAACAATCCACTCTCTGGCTTTTGCACAAGTTGGCAAGAA TTACAGCCAGCAGCGCAAGCTCAACGCGGGCTCCTTGTCCTCCTACTGGGTCAGCTTCGTCCTCCAGAACCGCCAGGGCCAGTCCCCGTTCATTCGGGCCAAGGGGGTCGTGCAGACCCTTGGGAAGTTCTTTGCTTCCGCAGACGAGGCCATCTCCTTGGAGCACACGCCCATCTGGCGCAAGAACAACCAGGGAGAAAAGGTCCTGCTGGAGCCAGAAGAGAAGCAG ATCATTATCAGCGAAGCAAACCAGATATGGACGAATATGAAAAGGTTGAGCCCGACCAGGGAAATGGCATACAAGATGATTCATGATG GATACTTGAAGTTGTGGCAGCTTCAGAAGCCTTTGCTGTCTGACTATGATGCCATCCTTGTGGATGAGGCTCAGGATTGCACACCAG CCGTTATGGACATTGTCCTTTCCCAGCCGTGTGGGGTCATCTTGGTCGGGGACCCCCACCAGCAGATCTACAGTTTCCGGGGCGCCGTCAACGCCATGTCCGAAGTGCCACACACCCACATCTACTACCTCACCCAG AGTTTCCGGTTCGGCGCAGAAATAGCGTATGTCGGGGCTACCATTCTGGACGTCTGCAAGAAAATTCGGAATAAAACGCTGGTCGGCGGCAGCCAGGAAG GCGATGTCAGCGGGGTCGGTGTGACGGGGAAGGTGGCCCGCTTGTCCAGGAACAACCAGACCATCTTTGAGGATGCTGTGAACATGACGGAAGGAGAGTCACCCGCGAAAATATACTTTTTGGGA gGGCTTAATGCTTTTGGGCTGGAGAAGATCCACGATGTCTGGAAACTCCTTCACCCAGAAT tGGGGCTGGAGGTGAAGGACTCCTTCCTCCGGAGGTGGGTCCAGAAGGGCTTCTCTGCCCTCAAGGACTACATGGTCAAGTCGGAGGACAAGCAGCTGGAGATGAAGATCGCCATCGTGGAGAAATACCGGGACCGCATCCCGGAGCTGCTGCAGAGGATCACACGGCATCATACCTCCCATTCCGAGATGGCAg ATTATGTCCTGGGAACGGTCCATAAGTCCAAAGGCTTGGAATTTGACGTTGTCCAAGTAGCGAATGACTTTGTGACCATCCCTCTTGCCTGGCACAATCTCTTGAGGCTGCCCATGTTCCGCATTG ACACCGTCCCCGCTGACGAATGGAATCTGCTCTACGTCGCCGTCACCCGTGCCAAAAAACGCCTCGTCCTGCCCAAATTCCTAAGCCATCTCTTGACAATGGCTGGG gAGTACTTTTTGCGGCCTGAATTGACAAGTGATGTCTGCAAAGACGGGCAGGTCAAATGCTCTGTGCGGGGCTGCCTCAATGACATCCCTCCAGAATCGCTTCTGACCATGAGGAAAATGCCCTTTGTTTAT AGCGATGGCACCGCAGACCCAGAGAGCCTCCTCTGCCACGCCTGCCTGGGGCACCGCCTGGGCCCGCTGGCTTGGCTGACCGTTGCTCCCAATGTGGTGGAAGCCTTGAACCCTGCTGAAGAAGCCATTGAGATCCCGCAGATGGTACAGATCCTCTTTGAATGGATCTGA
- the fbh1 gene encoding F-box DNA helicase 1 isoform X2, which produces MNRFKRRHLTNADCRALIQSREGISPLTQPFSQRPRSSQDPNRGLYPNCRSKKHPKGQYRLITDYFRKKPHPSRCSGNMSVSNKIKTEETTDPPLSTDEDSCSLLEDYESVPSTCPQASHNSDQWEQDDDKSMLEGLLECPLGDGSVKREVDDTEVNLLPDVCFELLRTASWEVPQGSINHMSASNRIKTEETADPPLATDEDSCSLLEGCEEPVVPSKRARISLYGDQWEQDDDKSLLEGLLECPLGDGSVEQKVDNTEIDPLPDACFGLLGTASWDVPQGSIDQLPDEVLQEIFALVPATDLFQSLSLVCQRWWRIIADHQFIPWKKLYHQYLKAQPEALLTVKAILQRYHLSKEQDECMLGFIRCIASIKPYRCRDPEAILECLKNHSLFPKADICIANRLPDLQDSKPEAPYSWAVMSAIVLLSGSVCDIQELVACLRRPSSTLSSIDIMEALYCMGTLLYAMRESDIRVSNRIHYNIFYCLYLLENSNGVPVLAVPEAASSSYGRGFQNSSRPALQPTCEQQQIINHAIAPKQVVKIMAFAGTGKTSTLVKYAEKWSNLRFLYLAFNKTIAEQGTRAFPPNVTSKTIHSLAFAQVGKNYSQQRKLNAGSLSSYWVSFVLQNRQGQSPFIRAKGVVQTLGKFFASADEAISLEHTPIWRKNNQGEKVLLEPEEKQIIISEANQIWTNMKRLSPTREMAYKMIHDGYLKLWQLQKPLLSDYDAILVDEAQDCTPAVMDIVLSQPCGVILVGDPHQQIYSFRGAVNAMSEVPHTHIYYLTQSFRFGAEIAYVGATILDVCKKIRNKTLVGGSQEGDVSGVGVTGKVARLSRNNQTIFEDAVNMTEGESPAKIYFLGGLNAFGLEKIHDVWKLLHPELGLEVKDSFLRRWVQKGFSALKDYMVKSEDKQLEMKIAIVEKYRDRIPELLQRITRHHTSHSEMADYVLGTVHKSKGLEFDVVQVANDFVTIPLAWHNLLRLPMFRIDTVPADEWNLLYVAVTRAKKRLVLPKFLSHLLTMAGEYFLRPELTSDVCKDGQVKCSVRGCLNDIPPESLLTMRKMPFVYSDGTADPESLLCHACLGHRLGPLAWLTVAPNVVEALNPAEEAIEIPQMVQILFEWI; this is translated from the exons TGAACCGTTTTAAGCGACGCCACTTGACCAACGCCGACTGCAGAGCTTTGATCCAGAGCAGGGAAGGCATCTCTCCCTTGACGCAACCTTTTAGCCAAAGGCCAAGAAGCAGCCAAGATCCGAACAGAGGCCTCTATCCCAATTGCCGGAGCAAGAAGCATCCCAAAG GTCAGTACCGTCTCATCACCGACTACTTCCGCAAGAAGCCTCACCCCTCGCGATGCTCAGGTAACATGTCAGTGAGCAACAAAATCAAAACAGAGGAAACCACGGATCCCCCCTTATCTACAGATGAGGATTCATGCTCCCTTTTGGAAGACTACGAGTCAGTTCCTAGCACATGCCCACAGGCTTCCCACAATAGTGACCAATGGGAACAGGATGATGATAAATCCATGCTGGAGGGGCTTCTTGAGTGCCCTCTGGGCGATGGAAGTGTCAAGCGGGAAGTTGATGACACAGAGGTCAACCTGCTTCCGGACGTGTGTTTTGAGCTCTTAAGGACTGCATCTTGGGAAGTGCCACAAGGAAGCATCAATCACATGTCGGCAAGTAACAGAATCAAAACAGAGGAAACTGCGgacccccccttggctacagatGAGGATTCCTGCTCGCTTTTGGAAGGCTGCGAGGAGCCAGTGGTTCCTAGCAAACGCGCACGGATTTCCCTCTATGGTGACCAGTGGGAACAAGATGATGATAAATCATTGCTGGAGGGGCTTCTTGAGTGCCCTCTGGGTGATGGAAGTGTCGAGCAGAAAGTTGACAACACAGAGATTGACCCGCTTCCGGACGCATGTTTTGGGCTCTTGGGGACCGCATCTTGGGATGTGCCGCAAGGAAGCATCGATCAGCTGCCGGACGAAGTCCTCCAGGAGATCTTTGCCCTTGTTCCAGCCACTGATCTCTTCCAGAGCCTCAGCCTGGTGTGCCAACGTTGGTGGCGGATCATTGCTGACCATCAA TTCATTCCGTGGAAAAAGCTGTACCATCAGTACCTGAAGGCTCAACCCGAAGCGCTGTTGACCGTCAAAGCAATTCTGCAGCGGTACCACCTGAGCAAGGAGCAGGACGAGTGTATGCTGGGATTCATCCG ATGCATTGCTTCCATCAAACCGTATCGTTGCAGGGACCCGGAGGCCATTCTGGAATGCTTGAAAAACCACTCTCTTTTCCCCAAAGCAGACATCTGCATTGCGAACAGGCTTCCTGACCTGCAGGACTCCAAGCCTGAA GCACCCTATTCTTGGGCGGTGATGTCCGCCATCGTGCTCCTCTCTGGAAGTGTCTGTGACATCCAGGAACTGGTGGCTTGTCTTCGGAGACCCAGCTCCACCTTGTCCTCCATTGATATCATGGAGGCTCTCTATTGCATGGGTACCCTACTCTACGCCATGCGGGAGAGTGACATCCGCGTTAGTAACAG GATTCACTACAATATTTTTTACTGCCTTTATCTCTTGGAAAATTCAAACGGGGTCCCCGTTCTCGCTGTGCCAGAAGCAGCCAGTTCCAGCTACGGAAGAGGCTTTCAGAACAG TAGTCGTCCTGCTCTTCAGCCCACCTGTGAACAGCAGCAGATCATAAACCACGCAATTGCCCCAAAGCAGGTTGTGAAGATCATGGCTTTTGCAG gcACCGGGAAGACTTCCACGCTGGTCAAGTACGCAGAGAAGTGGTCCAACCTGAGGTTCCTGTACCTGGCCTTCAACAAGACCATTGCAGAGCAGGGCACCCGGGCCTTCCCTCCCAACGTGACCAGCAAAACAATCCACTCTCTGGCTTTTGCACAAGTTGGCAAGAA TTACAGCCAGCAGCGCAAGCTCAACGCGGGCTCCTTGTCCTCCTACTGGGTCAGCTTCGTCCTCCAGAACCGCCAGGGCCAGTCCCCGTTCATTCGGGCCAAGGGGGTCGTGCAGACCCTTGGGAAGTTCTTTGCTTCCGCAGACGAGGCCATCTCCTTGGAGCACACGCCCATCTGGCGCAAGAACAACCAGGGAGAAAAGGTCCTGCTGGAGCCAGAAGAGAAGCAG ATCATTATCAGCGAAGCAAACCAGATATGGACGAATATGAAAAGGTTGAGCCCGACCAGGGAAATGGCATACAAGATGATTCATGATG GATACTTGAAGTTGTGGCAGCTTCAGAAGCCTTTGCTGTCTGACTATGATGCCATCCTTGTGGATGAGGCTCAGGATTGCACACCAG CCGTTATGGACATTGTCCTTTCCCAGCCGTGTGGGGTCATCTTGGTCGGGGACCCCCACCAGCAGATCTACAGTTTCCGGGGCGCCGTCAACGCCATGTCCGAAGTGCCACACACCCACATCTACTACCTCACCCAG AGTTTCCGGTTCGGCGCAGAAATAGCGTATGTCGGGGCTACCATTCTGGACGTCTGCAAGAAAATTCGGAATAAAACGCTGGTCGGCGGCAGCCAGGAAG GCGATGTCAGCGGGGTCGGTGTGACGGGGAAGGTGGCCCGCTTGTCCAGGAACAACCAGACCATCTTTGAGGATGCTGTGAACATGACGGAAGGAGAGTCACCCGCGAAAATATACTTTTTGGGA gGGCTTAATGCTTTTGGGCTGGAGAAGATCCACGATGTCTGGAAACTCCTTCACCCAGAAT tGGGGCTGGAGGTGAAGGACTCCTTCCTCCGGAGGTGGGTCCAGAAGGGCTTCTCTGCCCTCAAGGACTACATGGTCAAGTCGGAGGACAAGCAGCTGGAGATGAAGATCGCCATCGTGGAGAAATACCGGGACCGCATCCCGGAGCTGCTGCAGAGGATCACACGGCATCATACCTCCCATTCCGAGATGGCAg ATTATGTCCTGGGAACGGTCCATAAGTCCAAAGGCTTGGAATTTGACGTTGTCCAAGTAGCGAATGACTTTGTGACCATCCCTCTTGCCTGGCACAATCTCTTGAGGCTGCCCATGTTCCGCATTG ACACCGTCCCCGCTGACGAATGGAATCTGCTCTACGTCGCCGTCACCCGTGCCAAAAAACGCCTCGTCCTGCCCAAATTCCTAAGCCATCTCTTGACAATGGCTGGG gAGTACTTTTTGCGGCCTGAATTGACAAGTGATGTCTGCAAAGACGGGCAGGTCAAATGCTCTGTGCGGGGCTGCCTCAATGACATCCCTCCAGAATCGCTTCTGACCATGAGGAAAATGCCCTTTGTTTAT AGCGATGGCACCGCAGACCCAGAGAGCCTCCTCTGCCACGCCTGCCTGGGGCACCGCCTGGGCCCGCTGGCTTGGCTGACCGTTGCTCCCAATGTGGTGGAAGCCTTGAACCCTGCTGAAGAAGCCATTGAGATCCCGCAGATGGTACAGATCCTCTTTGAATGGATCTGA